In Pelmatolapia mariae isolate MD_Pm_ZW linkage group LG8, Pm_UMD_F_2, whole genome shotgun sequence, one genomic interval encodes:
- the frmpd2 gene encoding FERM and PDZ domain-containing protein 2 isoform X6 — MRERSMGTFVTLAEVLEARGSPLDEDEVWCLLLATTDALLEISKKGSGNMCSVLSPGSVLLSANGSLAFKSCARNEDVASFTAPEVQQGHTASSRTAVEKMVVYSLGMTLYWCVDYHLPHNQPVQISAELEGLLLSMCEDMMLRRTDLLTVLETCELHHKASMLPPAERLIRQLVEDVYRNSADHVSMADNGSQLTDRSQVVRDRLHRSSFSNSTWSLKKKMSGTFSGVSYSANATGIPLGGRQIERYGSWQQLNRSPGSPYMDGNRNANSRSLTQFDSSMSLNDKKVKDMGPEFIRVLDEPLVVLELPGSIVSKKGKSPTTQRELSVVMPNGQSILVRCEVKSRGGDVFDMIVAHFNLVEHFYFGLAYIDDNEFFFVDNDTKISKVAPDSWKKVPTATFVLFFRVKFFINDISLLLHKQTRHQYYLQLRRDLLEDRLSCHEETALYLGGLALQTEYGDSMPEVYGRGYYRPDQYVSKSVLEKCALPYIQGELLRLHTNNAQMLTDESELEFLKVCQQLPEYGVSFHHVTREKKPSDGEIILGVCAKGVIVYEVKDGSRSTVQTFYWRDTATISSYKHKFVVECRGSKKKHTFITERSKIAKYLCNLCSAQHKFNNEMNSRQLSHSLVSEDNIVQYAAVCRAQSSQLKSFSCSETPQDDSGLTTPQNESMTKLYDDVTAKIEARIKQQRLNEQSSQRSSSVMLSPSCSQRSGSEAPCGSPAAQETPTKLGTPSEREVICVSLKKDPKLGLGIVIVGEDTVGRYDLGIFVASIVPGGPADKDGRIRAGGRLISLNHISLEGVTFSEAAEVMQNSPEEVQLIISQPKVPISPSSNNCRSPGLRKYISQTTLMTDGRSRDDSLDEIVSVMMTPKTSKKLHFPPEVRVLSTQDSCSLSSSMNCVKPEEISMELRKISGNLGISISGGINTNLPNGGIYIKSLVPGGAAERDGRLHIGDRLLEIDGTNFQGFTYQQAVECLSKTGEVVSLVVERELVNLPRVSLIADTSSTVSNLSLSSSTSQLRLNSSSPVSTTLNTISDRPNEYSFVTDDNTKEVTLIKNENGLGFSFLMCELDPPTRDFGSLVRIKQLFPGQPAQQSGRIQEGDVLLAINGQSLKELSYPKVLKLFKASPPEVQLTLCRPPPGILPTIDQFAGS, encoded by the exons ATGAGGGAGAG AAGTATGGGTACGTTTGTGACCCTGGCAGAGGTTTTGGAGGCCCGGGGCTCACCGCTGGATGAGGATGAGGTCTGGTGTCTGCTTCTTGCCACCACTGATGCCTTACTCGAAATTTCCAAAAAAG GTTCAGGCAACATGTGCAGCGTGCTGAGCCCAGGCTCAGTGCTGCTCTCAGCCAACGGGAGTCTGGCCTTCAAAAGCTGTGCTCGAAATGAAGACGTGGCCTCCTTCACAGCCCCTGAAGTCCAGCAGGGTCACACCGCCTCCTCGAGGACTGCAGTCGAAAAg ATGGTTGTATACTCACTGGGGATGACTCTTTATTGGTGTGTTGACTATCACCTACCTCACAACCAG CCAGTCCAAATAAGTGCTGAGCTGGAAGGTTTGCTACTGAGCATGTGCGAGGACATGATGTTGAGAAGGACGGACCTGCTAACGGTGCTGGAAACCTGTGAGCTACACCACAAGGCTTCAATGCTTCCTCCTGCAGAGCGTCTCATTAGGCAGCTGGTGGAGGATGTTTACAGAAACTCG GCTGATCACGTCTCTATGGCTGATAATGGATCCCAGCTAACAGACCGCAGTCAAGTGGTCCGGGACAGATTACACA ggagctCTTTTAGTAACTCAACATGGTCGCTGAAGAAGAAGATGTCCGGAACATTCTCGGGGGTATCTTATTCAGCTAATGCCACAGG GATTCCCTTGGGAGGCCGGCAAATAGAGAGGTACGGCAGCTGGCAGCAGCTGAACCGCAGCCCCGGTAGTCCTTATATGGATGGTAATCGAAATGCCAACTCAAGATCCCTCACACAGTTTGACTCCTCAATGAGTCTGAATGATAAGAAAGTAAAG GACATGGGTCCTGAGTTTATTAGAGTGCTGGATGAGCCGCTGGTTGTCTTGGAACTTCCTGGATCCATTGTG TCAAAGAAAGGGAAATCTCCTACCACTCAAAGAGAGCTGAGTGTTGTAATGCCGAATGGCCAGAGCATCCTTGTCAGGTGCGAGGTGAAATCCAGAGGAGGAGACGTCTTTGACATGATTGTGGCTCACTTCAACCTTGTGGAGCATTTCTACTTCGGCCTTGCTTACATTGATG ATAATGAGTTTTTCTTTGTGGACAATGATACCAAGATTTCTAAAGTTGCTCCAGATAGCTGGAAAAAAGTGCCTACAGCCACCTTTGTCCTTTTCTTCAGGGTCAAATTCTTCATCAACGacatttctcttctttt GCACAAACAGACCCGTCACCAGTATTACCTCCAGCTTAGGAGAGATCTTTTGGAGGACAGGCTGTCCTGTCATGAGGAGACTGCTCTGTACCTAGGAGGTCTGGCCCTGCAGACGGAGTATGGAGACTCCATGCCTGAG GTATATGGTAGGGGCTACTACCGCCCTGATCAGTATGTCTCCAAGAGTGTGTTGGAGAAATGTGCCTTGCCTTACATTCAGGGGGAGCTGTTGCGACTTCACACCAACAATGCTCAAATGCTCACCGACGAATCAGAACTTGAATTTCTCAAG GTGTGTCAACAATTGCCTGAGTACGGCGTTTCGTTCCACCATGTGACACGGGAGAAAAAGCCTTCAGACGGAGAGATTATTCTTGGGGTTTGTGCCAAAGGTGTTATTGTCTATGAGGTAAAAGATGGCAGCAGATCCACTGTTCAGACTTTCTACTGGAGGGACACAGCAACCATCTCGTCTTAT AAGCATAAATTTGTAGTAGAGTGCCGGGGCAGCAAGAAGAAGCACACATTCATCACGGAGAGGTCGAAGATAGCCAAATACCTTTGTAACCTTTGTTCAGCACAGCACAAGTTTAACAATGAGATGAACTCCCGTCAGCTAAGCCACAGCCTGGTGTCAG AGGACAACATTGTGCAGTACGCAGCAGTGTGCCGTGCTCAGAGCAGCCAGCTTAAGTCTTTCTCATGTTCTGAGACCCCTCAGGATGACAGCGGTCTGACCACGCCTCAGAATGAGTCCATGACCAAGCTGTATGATGATGTCACAGCCAAGATCGAGGCCCGCATAAAACAGCAGCGCCTCAACGAGCAAAG CAGTCAGCGCAGCAGCAGTGTTATGCTCTCACCATCGTGCTCTCAGAGGAGTGGATCTGAAGCCCCTTGTGGTTCGCCAGCAGCCCAAG AAACTCCAACTAAACTGGGGACACCATCTGAGAGAGAAGTTATATGTGTTTCCTTAAAGAAAGACCCAAAGCTTGGCCTAG GTATAGTAATAGTTGGCGAGGACACAGTAGGGCGTTATGATTTGGGCATCTTTGTAGCCTCTATTGTGCCTGGTGGACCTGCTGATAAAGATGGACGCATCAGAGCTG GTGGCCGTCTGATCTCTCTGAACCACATCAGCCTGGAAGGTGTTACCTTCAGCGAGGCAGCAGAGGTCATGCAAAACAGCCCAGAGGAGGTGCAGCTTATTATCTCACAGCCGAAAG TTCCCATCAGTCCCAGCAGTAATAATTGTCGTTCTCCTGGGTTGAGAAAATATATATCCCAGACAACACTAATGACAGATGGACGATCGAGAGATGATAGCCTCGATGAGATTGTGTCAGTCATGATGACGCCAAAGACCAGCAAGAAACTACACTTCCCCCCTGAAGTTCGAGTTCTCAGTACACAG GATAGCTGTTCTCTGTCATCATCTATGAACTGCGTGAAGCCGGAAGAGATCAGCATGGAGCTCAGGAAGATATCAGGAAATCTGGGCATTAGCATATCT GGTGGCATCAACACTAACCTTCCTAATGGAGGAATCTACATCAAGAGCCTTGTTCCAGGAGGGGCTGCTGAGAGAGATGGACGTTTGCATATAG GTGACAGACTGTTGGAGATTGACGGCACTAACTTCCAGGGCTTCACCTACCAGCAGGCTGTGGAGTGCTTGAGTAAAACTGGGGAG GTAGTGTCCTTGGTTGTGGAGAGGGAGTTGGTCAACCTACCCAGGGTCTCTCTTATTGCTGACACCAGCAGCACTGTATCCAATCTGAGCCTGAGTTCATCTACCAGCCAGCTAAGACTCAACAGCTCCTCACCTGTGAGCACTACTTTAAACACGATATCTGATCGGCCCAACGAGTACAGCTTTGTTACTGATG ACAACACCAAGGAAGTGACTCTGATCAAGAATGAGAATGGGCTGGGCTTCAGCTTCTTGATGTGTGAGCTGGACCCGCCCACCCGAGATTTTGGGAGCCTCGTCCGAATAAAGCAGCTTTTCCCGGGTCAGCCTGCTCAGCAGAGCGGCAGAATCCAGGAGGGAGATGTCCTGCTGGCCATCAATGGCCAGTCGCTCAAGGAGCTGTCCTATCCA AAGGTGCTAAAGCTTTTCAAAGCCTCTCCACCTGAAGTCCAGCTGACCCTCTGTCGTCCTCCACCAG GGATTCTTCCTACAATTGATCAGTTCGCTGGCTCATGA
- the frmpd2 gene encoding FERM and PDZ domain-containing protein 2 isoform X2 translates to MRERSMGTFVTLAEVLEARGSPLDEDEVWCLLLATTDALLEISKKGSGNMCSVLSPGSVLLSANGSLAFKSCARNEDVASFTAPEVQQGHTASSRTAVEKMVVYSLGMTLYWCVDYHLPHNQPVQISAELEGLLLSMCEDMMLRRTDLLTVLETCELHHKASMLPPAERLIRQLVEDVYRNSADHVSMADNGSQLTDRSQVVRDRLHRSSFSNSTWSLKKKMSGTFSGVSYSANATGIPLGGRQIERYGSWQQLNRSPGSPYMDGNRNANSRSLTQFDSSMSLNDKKVKDMGPEFIRVLDEPLVVLELPGSIVSKKGKSPTTQRELSVVMPNGQSILVRCEVKSRGGDVFDMIVAHFNLVEHFYFGLAYIDDNEFFFVDNDTKISKVAPDSWKKVPTATFVLFFRVKFFINDISLLLHKQTRHQYYLQLRRDLLEDRLSCHEETALYLGGLALQTEYGDSMPEVYGRGYYRPDQYVSKSVLEKCALPYIQGELLRLHTNNAQMLTDESELEFLKVCQQLPEYGVSFHHVTREKKPSDGEIILGVCAKGVIVYEVKDGSRSTVQTFYWRDTATISSYKHKFVVECRGSKKKHTFITERSKIAKYLCNLCSAQHKFNNEMNSRQLSHSLVSEDNIVQYAAVCRAQSSQLKSFSCSETPQDDSGLTTPQNESMTKLYDDVTAKIEARIKQQRLNEQSQRSSSVMLSPSCSQRSGSEAPCGSPAAQETPTKLGTPSEREVICVSLKKDPKLGLGIVIVGEDTVGRYDLGIFVASIVPGGPADKDGRIRAGGRLISLNHISLEGVTFSEAAEVMQNSPEEVQLIISQPKVSLPLSTVPISPSSNNCRSPGLRKYISQTTLMTDGRSRDDSLDEIVSVMMTPKTSKKLHFPPEVRVLSTQDSCSLSSSMNCVKPEEISMELRKISGNLGISISGGINTNLPNGGIYIKSLVPGGAAERDGRLHIGDRLLEIDGTNFQGFTYQQAVECLSKTGEVVSLVVERELVNLPRVSLIADTSSTVSNLSLSSSTSQLRLNSSSPVSTTLNTISDRPNEYSFVTDDNTKEVTLIKNENGLGFSFLMCELDPPTRDFGSLVRIKQLFPGQPAQQSGRIQEGDVLLAINGQSLKELSYPKVLKLFKASPPEVQLTLCRPPPALASSEATVCFRTKQGVATETEGRTADKAVLIS, encoded by the exons ATGAGGGAGAG AAGTATGGGTACGTTTGTGACCCTGGCAGAGGTTTTGGAGGCCCGGGGCTCACCGCTGGATGAGGATGAGGTCTGGTGTCTGCTTCTTGCCACCACTGATGCCTTACTCGAAATTTCCAAAAAAG GTTCAGGCAACATGTGCAGCGTGCTGAGCCCAGGCTCAGTGCTGCTCTCAGCCAACGGGAGTCTGGCCTTCAAAAGCTGTGCTCGAAATGAAGACGTGGCCTCCTTCACAGCCCCTGAAGTCCAGCAGGGTCACACCGCCTCCTCGAGGACTGCAGTCGAAAAg ATGGTTGTATACTCACTGGGGATGACTCTTTATTGGTGTGTTGACTATCACCTACCTCACAACCAG CCAGTCCAAATAAGTGCTGAGCTGGAAGGTTTGCTACTGAGCATGTGCGAGGACATGATGTTGAGAAGGACGGACCTGCTAACGGTGCTGGAAACCTGTGAGCTACACCACAAGGCTTCAATGCTTCCTCCTGCAGAGCGTCTCATTAGGCAGCTGGTGGAGGATGTTTACAGAAACTCG GCTGATCACGTCTCTATGGCTGATAATGGATCCCAGCTAACAGACCGCAGTCAAGTGGTCCGGGACAGATTACACA ggagctCTTTTAGTAACTCAACATGGTCGCTGAAGAAGAAGATGTCCGGAACATTCTCGGGGGTATCTTATTCAGCTAATGCCACAGG GATTCCCTTGGGAGGCCGGCAAATAGAGAGGTACGGCAGCTGGCAGCAGCTGAACCGCAGCCCCGGTAGTCCTTATATGGATGGTAATCGAAATGCCAACTCAAGATCCCTCACACAGTTTGACTCCTCAATGAGTCTGAATGATAAGAAAGTAAAG GACATGGGTCCTGAGTTTATTAGAGTGCTGGATGAGCCGCTGGTTGTCTTGGAACTTCCTGGATCCATTGTG TCAAAGAAAGGGAAATCTCCTACCACTCAAAGAGAGCTGAGTGTTGTAATGCCGAATGGCCAGAGCATCCTTGTCAGGTGCGAGGTGAAATCCAGAGGAGGAGACGTCTTTGACATGATTGTGGCTCACTTCAACCTTGTGGAGCATTTCTACTTCGGCCTTGCTTACATTGATG ATAATGAGTTTTTCTTTGTGGACAATGATACCAAGATTTCTAAAGTTGCTCCAGATAGCTGGAAAAAAGTGCCTACAGCCACCTTTGTCCTTTTCTTCAGGGTCAAATTCTTCATCAACGacatttctcttctttt GCACAAACAGACCCGTCACCAGTATTACCTCCAGCTTAGGAGAGATCTTTTGGAGGACAGGCTGTCCTGTCATGAGGAGACTGCTCTGTACCTAGGAGGTCTGGCCCTGCAGACGGAGTATGGAGACTCCATGCCTGAG GTATATGGTAGGGGCTACTACCGCCCTGATCAGTATGTCTCCAAGAGTGTGTTGGAGAAATGTGCCTTGCCTTACATTCAGGGGGAGCTGTTGCGACTTCACACCAACAATGCTCAAATGCTCACCGACGAATCAGAACTTGAATTTCTCAAG GTGTGTCAACAATTGCCTGAGTACGGCGTTTCGTTCCACCATGTGACACGGGAGAAAAAGCCTTCAGACGGAGAGATTATTCTTGGGGTTTGTGCCAAAGGTGTTATTGTCTATGAGGTAAAAGATGGCAGCAGATCCACTGTTCAGACTTTCTACTGGAGGGACACAGCAACCATCTCGTCTTAT AAGCATAAATTTGTAGTAGAGTGCCGGGGCAGCAAGAAGAAGCACACATTCATCACGGAGAGGTCGAAGATAGCCAAATACCTTTGTAACCTTTGTTCAGCACAGCACAAGTTTAACAATGAGATGAACTCCCGTCAGCTAAGCCACAGCCTGGTGTCAG AGGACAACATTGTGCAGTACGCAGCAGTGTGCCGTGCTCAGAGCAGCCAGCTTAAGTCTTTCTCATGTTCTGAGACCCCTCAGGATGACAGCGGTCTGACCACGCCTCAGAATGAGTCCATGACCAAGCTGTATGATGATGTCACAGCCAAGATCGAGGCCCGCATAAAACAGCAGCGCCTCAACGAGCAAAG TCAGCGCAGCAGCAGTGTTATGCTCTCACCATCGTGCTCTCAGAGGAGTGGATCTGAAGCCCCTTGTGGTTCGCCAGCAGCCCAAG AAACTCCAACTAAACTGGGGACACCATCTGAGAGAGAAGTTATATGTGTTTCCTTAAAGAAAGACCCAAAGCTTGGCCTAG GTATAGTAATAGTTGGCGAGGACACAGTAGGGCGTTATGATTTGGGCATCTTTGTAGCCTCTATTGTGCCTGGTGGACCTGCTGATAAAGATGGACGCATCAGAGCTG GTGGCCGTCTGATCTCTCTGAACCACATCAGCCTGGAAGGTGTTACCTTCAGCGAGGCAGCAGAGGTCATGCAAAACAGCCCAGAGGAGGTGCAGCTTATTATCTCACAGCCGAAAG TGTCTCTGCCATTATCCACAGTTCCCATCAGTCCCAGCAGTAATAATTGTCGTTCTCCTGGGTTGAGAAAATATATATCCCAGACAACACTAATGACAGATGGACGATCGAGAGATGATAGCCTCGATGAGATTGTGTCAGTCATGATGACGCCAAAGACCAGCAAGAAACTACACTTCCCCCCTGAAGTTCGAGTTCTCAGTACACAG GATAGCTGTTCTCTGTCATCATCTATGAACTGCGTGAAGCCGGAAGAGATCAGCATGGAGCTCAGGAAGATATCAGGAAATCTGGGCATTAGCATATCT GGTGGCATCAACACTAACCTTCCTAATGGAGGAATCTACATCAAGAGCCTTGTTCCAGGAGGGGCTGCTGAGAGAGATGGACGTTTGCATATAG GTGACAGACTGTTGGAGATTGACGGCACTAACTTCCAGGGCTTCACCTACCAGCAGGCTGTGGAGTGCTTGAGTAAAACTGGGGAG GTAGTGTCCTTGGTTGTGGAGAGGGAGTTGGTCAACCTACCCAGGGTCTCTCTTATTGCTGACACCAGCAGCACTGTATCCAATCTGAGCCTGAGTTCATCTACCAGCCAGCTAAGACTCAACAGCTCCTCACCTGTGAGCACTACTTTAAACACGATATCTGATCGGCCCAACGAGTACAGCTTTGTTACTGATG ACAACACCAAGGAAGTGACTCTGATCAAGAATGAGAATGGGCTGGGCTTCAGCTTCTTGATGTGTGAGCTGGACCCGCCCACCCGAGATTTTGGGAGCCTCGTCCGAATAAAGCAGCTTTTCCCGGGTCAGCCTGCTCAGCAGAGCGGCAGAATCCAGGAGGGAGATGTCCTGCTGGCCATCAATGGCCAGTCGCTCAAGGAGCTGTCCTATCCA AAGGTGCTAAAGCTTTTCAAAGCCTCTCCACCTGAAGTCCAGCTGACCCTCTGTCGTCCTCCACCAG CGCTGGCATCGTCTGAAGCAACCGTGTGCTTTAGAACAAAGCAGGGAGTGGCGACGGAGACTGAAGGGAGAACGGCCGATAAAGCTGTTTTGATCAGCTGA
- the frmpd2 gene encoding FERM and PDZ domain-containing protein 2 isoform X1, with translation MRERSMGTFVTLAEVLEARGSPLDEDEVWCLLLATTDALLEISKKGSGNMCSVLSPGSVLLSANGSLAFKSCARNEDVASFTAPEVQQGHTASSRTAVEKMVVYSLGMTLYWCVDYHLPHNQPVQISAELEGLLLSMCEDMMLRRTDLLTVLETCELHHKASMLPPAERLIRQLVEDVYRNSADHVSMADNGSQLTDRSQVVRDRLHRSSFSNSTWSLKKKMSGTFSGVSYSANATGIPLGGRQIERYGSWQQLNRSPGSPYMDGNRNANSRSLTQFDSSMSLNDKKVKDMGPEFIRVLDEPLVVLELPGSIVSKKGKSPTTQRELSVVMPNGQSILVRCEVKSRGGDVFDMIVAHFNLVEHFYFGLAYIDDNEFFFVDNDTKISKVAPDSWKKVPTATFVLFFRVKFFINDISLLLHKQTRHQYYLQLRRDLLEDRLSCHEETALYLGGLALQTEYGDSMPEVYGRGYYRPDQYVSKSVLEKCALPYIQGELLRLHTNNAQMLTDESELEFLKVCQQLPEYGVSFHHVTREKKPSDGEIILGVCAKGVIVYEVKDGSRSTVQTFYWRDTATISSYKHKFVVECRGSKKKHTFITERSKIAKYLCNLCSAQHKFNNEMNSRQLSHSLVSEDNIVQYAAVCRAQSSQLKSFSCSETPQDDSGLTTPQNESMTKLYDDVTAKIEARIKQQRLNEQSSQRSSSVMLSPSCSQRSGSEAPCGSPAAQETPTKLGTPSEREVICVSLKKDPKLGLGIVIVGEDTVGRYDLGIFVASIVPGGPADKDGRIRAGGRLISLNHISLEGVTFSEAAEVMQNSPEEVQLIISQPKVSLPLSTVPISPSSNNCRSPGLRKYISQTTLMTDGRSRDDSLDEIVSVMMTPKTSKKLHFPPEVRVLSTQDSCSLSSSMNCVKPEEISMELRKISGNLGISISGGINTNLPNGGIYIKSLVPGGAAERDGRLHIGDRLLEIDGTNFQGFTYQQAVECLSKTGEVVSLVVERELVNLPRVSLIADTSSTVSNLSLSSSTSQLRLNSSSPVSTTLNTISDRPNEYSFVTDDNTKEVTLIKNENGLGFSFLMCELDPPTRDFGSLVRIKQLFPGQPAQQSGRIQEGDVLLAINGQSLKELSYPKVLKLFKASPPEVQLTLCRPPPALASSEATVCFRTKQGVATETEGRTADKAVLIS, from the exons ATGAGGGAGAG AAGTATGGGTACGTTTGTGACCCTGGCAGAGGTTTTGGAGGCCCGGGGCTCACCGCTGGATGAGGATGAGGTCTGGTGTCTGCTTCTTGCCACCACTGATGCCTTACTCGAAATTTCCAAAAAAG GTTCAGGCAACATGTGCAGCGTGCTGAGCCCAGGCTCAGTGCTGCTCTCAGCCAACGGGAGTCTGGCCTTCAAAAGCTGTGCTCGAAATGAAGACGTGGCCTCCTTCACAGCCCCTGAAGTCCAGCAGGGTCACACCGCCTCCTCGAGGACTGCAGTCGAAAAg ATGGTTGTATACTCACTGGGGATGACTCTTTATTGGTGTGTTGACTATCACCTACCTCACAACCAG CCAGTCCAAATAAGTGCTGAGCTGGAAGGTTTGCTACTGAGCATGTGCGAGGACATGATGTTGAGAAGGACGGACCTGCTAACGGTGCTGGAAACCTGTGAGCTACACCACAAGGCTTCAATGCTTCCTCCTGCAGAGCGTCTCATTAGGCAGCTGGTGGAGGATGTTTACAGAAACTCG GCTGATCACGTCTCTATGGCTGATAATGGATCCCAGCTAACAGACCGCAGTCAAGTGGTCCGGGACAGATTACACA ggagctCTTTTAGTAACTCAACATGGTCGCTGAAGAAGAAGATGTCCGGAACATTCTCGGGGGTATCTTATTCAGCTAATGCCACAGG GATTCCCTTGGGAGGCCGGCAAATAGAGAGGTACGGCAGCTGGCAGCAGCTGAACCGCAGCCCCGGTAGTCCTTATATGGATGGTAATCGAAATGCCAACTCAAGATCCCTCACACAGTTTGACTCCTCAATGAGTCTGAATGATAAGAAAGTAAAG GACATGGGTCCTGAGTTTATTAGAGTGCTGGATGAGCCGCTGGTTGTCTTGGAACTTCCTGGATCCATTGTG TCAAAGAAAGGGAAATCTCCTACCACTCAAAGAGAGCTGAGTGTTGTAATGCCGAATGGCCAGAGCATCCTTGTCAGGTGCGAGGTGAAATCCAGAGGAGGAGACGTCTTTGACATGATTGTGGCTCACTTCAACCTTGTGGAGCATTTCTACTTCGGCCTTGCTTACATTGATG ATAATGAGTTTTTCTTTGTGGACAATGATACCAAGATTTCTAAAGTTGCTCCAGATAGCTGGAAAAAAGTGCCTACAGCCACCTTTGTCCTTTTCTTCAGGGTCAAATTCTTCATCAACGacatttctcttctttt GCACAAACAGACCCGTCACCAGTATTACCTCCAGCTTAGGAGAGATCTTTTGGAGGACAGGCTGTCCTGTCATGAGGAGACTGCTCTGTACCTAGGAGGTCTGGCCCTGCAGACGGAGTATGGAGACTCCATGCCTGAG GTATATGGTAGGGGCTACTACCGCCCTGATCAGTATGTCTCCAAGAGTGTGTTGGAGAAATGTGCCTTGCCTTACATTCAGGGGGAGCTGTTGCGACTTCACACCAACAATGCTCAAATGCTCACCGACGAATCAGAACTTGAATTTCTCAAG GTGTGTCAACAATTGCCTGAGTACGGCGTTTCGTTCCACCATGTGACACGGGAGAAAAAGCCTTCAGACGGAGAGATTATTCTTGGGGTTTGTGCCAAAGGTGTTATTGTCTATGAGGTAAAAGATGGCAGCAGATCCACTGTTCAGACTTTCTACTGGAGGGACACAGCAACCATCTCGTCTTAT AAGCATAAATTTGTAGTAGAGTGCCGGGGCAGCAAGAAGAAGCACACATTCATCACGGAGAGGTCGAAGATAGCCAAATACCTTTGTAACCTTTGTTCAGCACAGCACAAGTTTAACAATGAGATGAACTCCCGTCAGCTAAGCCACAGCCTGGTGTCAG AGGACAACATTGTGCAGTACGCAGCAGTGTGCCGTGCTCAGAGCAGCCAGCTTAAGTCTTTCTCATGTTCTGAGACCCCTCAGGATGACAGCGGTCTGACCACGCCTCAGAATGAGTCCATGACCAAGCTGTATGATGATGTCACAGCCAAGATCGAGGCCCGCATAAAACAGCAGCGCCTCAACGAGCAAAG CAGTCAGCGCAGCAGCAGTGTTATGCTCTCACCATCGTGCTCTCAGAGGAGTGGATCTGAAGCCCCTTGTGGTTCGCCAGCAGCCCAAG AAACTCCAACTAAACTGGGGACACCATCTGAGAGAGAAGTTATATGTGTTTCCTTAAAGAAAGACCCAAAGCTTGGCCTAG GTATAGTAATAGTTGGCGAGGACACAGTAGGGCGTTATGATTTGGGCATCTTTGTAGCCTCTATTGTGCCTGGTGGACCTGCTGATAAAGATGGACGCATCAGAGCTG GTGGCCGTCTGATCTCTCTGAACCACATCAGCCTGGAAGGTGTTACCTTCAGCGAGGCAGCAGAGGTCATGCAAAACAGCCCAGAGGAGGTGCAGCTTATTATCTCACAGCCGAAAG TGTCTCTGCCATTATCCACAGTTCCCATCAGTCCCAGCAGTAATAATTGTCGTTCTCCTGGGTTGAGAAAATATATATCCCAGACAACACTAATGACAGATGGACGATCGAGAGATGATAGCCTCGATGAGATTGTGTCAGTCATGATGACGCCAAAGACCAGCAAGAAACTACACTTCCCCCCTGAAGTTCGAGTTCTCAGTACACAG GATAGCTGTTCTCTGTCATCATCTATGAACTGCGTGAAGCCGGAAGAGATCAGCATGGAGCTCAGGAAGATATCAGGAAATCTGGGCATTAGCATATCT GGTGGCATCAACACTAACCTTCCTAATGGAGGAATCTACATCAAGAGCCTTGTTCCAGGAGGGGCTGCTGAGAGAGATGGACGTTTGCATATAG GTGACAGACTGTTGGAGATTGACGGCACTAACTTCCAGGGCTTCACCTACCAGCAGGCTGTGGAGTGCTTGAGTAAAACTGGGGAG GTAGTGTCCTTGGTTGTGGAGAGGGAGTTGGTCAACCTACCCAGGGTCTCTCTTATTGCTGACACCAGCAGCACTGTATCCAATCTGAGCCTGAGTTCATCTACCAGCCAGCTAAGACTCAACAGCTCCTCACCTGTGAGCACTACTTTAAACACGATATCTGATCGGCCCAACGAGTACAGCTTTGTTACTGATG ACAACACCAAGGAAGTGACTCTGATCAAGAATGAGAATGGGCTGGGCTTCAGCTTCTTGATGTGTGAGCTGGACCCGCCCACCCGAGATTTTGGGAGCCTCGTCCGAATAAAGCAGCTTTTCCCGGGTCAGCCTGCTCAGCAGAGCGGCAGAATCCAGGAGGGAGATGTCCTGCTGGCCATCAATGGCCAGTCGCTCAAGGAGCTGTCCTATCCA AAGGTGCTAAAGCTTTTCAAAGCCTCTCCACCTGAAGTCCAGCTGACCCTCTGTCGTCCTCCACCAG CGCTGGCATCGTCTGAAGCAACCGTGTGCTTTAGAACAAAGCAGGGAGTGGCGACGGAGACTGAAGGGAGAACGGCCGATAAAGCTGTTTTGATCAGCTGA